One genomic segment of Gouania willdenowi unplaced genomic scaffold, fGouWil2.1 scaffold_10_arrow_ctg1, whole genome shotgun sequence includes these proteins:
- the LOC114458368 gene encoding uncharacterized protein LOC114458368 — MILKGLPEQFKPFSIHITQSDEKLTFVEFKAKLRSYESTERFNAVDSDSDSVMKARGKESWSMKLTCYTCGQRGHKAAECTATTGERREQRQWCRLCKSSTHKDVNCRRRKRDKVQRAVDEEDHTFVFKIGHVNEVQVGRVNEKGLMVDTGATSHIIRNITQFKDFDESFEPHKHVLELADGERTSGIALKKGTARVRLRDNKGRVMDAMLSGALYVPSFPQDIFSVKAATSHGATVVFKEELLVIHLKR, encoded by the exons ATGATTTTGAAAGGTCTGCCGGAACAATTTAAGCCCTTCTCTATCCACATAACCCAGAGTGATGAGAAGTTGACTTTCGTTGAGTTTAAGGCCAAACTCCGCAGCTATGAGAGCACTGAAAGGTTCAATGCTGTTGATTcagacagtgacagcgtgatgAAAGCCAGAGGAAAAGAAAGCTGGAGCATGAAACTGACCTGTTATACCTGCGGCCAGAGGGGGCATAAAGCTGCAGAGTGTACTGCTACAACTGGAGAGCGCAGGGAACAGAGACAGTGGTGCCGTCTCTGCAAGAGCTCCACACACAAGGATGTCAACTGCAGGCGGAGAAAGCGCGACAAGGTGCAGCGGGCGGTGGATGAAGAGGACCACACGTTCGTCTTCAAAATCGGTCACGTAAATGAAGTCCAGGTTGGAAGAGTGAATGAGAAAGGCCTCATGGTGGACACCGGAGCAACCTCACACATCATCAGGAACATCACTCAATTCAAAGACTTTGATGAAAGTTTTGAACCACACAAGCATGTTCTGGAGCTGGCTGATGGAGAGAGGACCAGCGGCATCGCGCTGAAGAAAGGTACGGCCAGAGTTCGCCTGAGAGACAATAAAGGTCGTGTGATGGACGCTATGCTGAGTGGGGCGCTGTACGTCCCATCCTTTCCACAGGACATCTTCTCAGTGAAGGCGGCGACTTCCCATGGAGCAACTGTAGTCTTCAAAGAAG AGTTGCTTGTGATACACCTCAAACGCTAA